GATCGCTCCCACGCCCGAGGCCATGGCTTTCATCGCCCTGGAGCCGGGGCTGGATGGATTGATAATAGTGACCGCCAGCCACAACCCGCCGGGCTGGAACGGGGTGAAATTCTCGGCCGGGGATGGACGGGTGCTGCCGCGCGACCGGGCCCAGGCGCTGGAAGAGAGCCTGCACGAGCTGGTGCGCGACCCCGCCGGGCTGGAGGCATTCTACACCAGCCTGCGGAATGTGGACCCGGCGGCCCTGACTGCGGTGTACGCCCACAGCGCCGCCCAGAAACGTCGCAGCCTGACCGCCTACCGCCGTCACGCCGCCCGCGAGCTGACCGCCGAGGCCAGCGCCTCGGGGCGGGCCAGCGTGCTGGAGCAACTGCACCGCTCCCTGGAGCGGCGGCCCCTGGGAGTTGTGGCCGAGCTGAACGGCTCGGCGCGCACAGTGTCCATCGACCGCGAATTCCTGGACGGCCTGGGCCTCAAGGTCCGGGCCGTGAACTACGTTCCCGGGCGGATCGCCCACGCGATTCTGCCCGAGGGCGAGGCCCTGCACCCCGCCTGTCGC
This genomic stretch from bacterium harbors:
- a CDS encoding phosphatidylglycerol lysyltransferase; the protein is MAAGSAACPDDPLGPGRWSAPPGPDRWRGILDEAIISFSGWRRVFAVSGDPESLRPEVDPAAALFAAAAGYVFGRRLAQTGPAPAVAAVALDTRPTSAAAGCAVIRGLLAAGAQVRFPGIAPTPEAMAFIALEPGLDGLIIVTASHNPPGWNGVKFSAGDGRVLPRDRAQALEESLHELVRDPAGLEAFYTSLRNVDPAALTAVYAHSAAQKRRSLTAYRRHAARELTAEASASGRASVLEQLHRSLERRPLGVVAELNGSARTVSIDREFLDGLGLKVRAVNYVPGRIAHAILPEGEALHPACRVLELAALEDHAFELGYVPDCDGDRGNVVVLDPQGVARPLEAQEVFALAVTAEL